Below is a genomic region from Desulfonatronum thiosulfatophilum.
CATAGAACTGCGCATCACGTTGCTCATCTTCATTTTCGCCGTTCTCCTGGTATTGGTTCGGCATATGTGGACATCTTTTCGACTTCTTGGCCCAACAATCCTGGGGGCTCTCCTCCTTTCAACCCTATCCCTGCTCTGGTTCATTCGCGAATGGGTTACCCAGAACTACATGACCCAGTACTTCTCCAGCCTGATGGTCATCACCGCCTATCTGACCCTGGGACATGTCCTGCCATTCTATGTTCGCCAGCTTGCCGGCCAGGCGACGATACTGCGAGATCCCCCGTGATTCATGGTACCAAACGTCATCAGAACCTGCGCGAACCAGCTTGGACGGGAACGAATTTTTTATCGTACCGTCTTTTATCTCTCATATCCGCAAAGGCGGGCCGTTTTACAGCGATGAACTAAATTACCAACATTTTTTGACAGCCAGAGACATTCCCTTGTCAGTATCCGATATTCTCTTTGCAGCATTGCTTACGCCTCTGCTGCCAACAGCCCTCATCCTGATGAGCGCTTGGCTTGTCCGGCGGCTTGACGACCGGGGCATGTACGCTGTTTTTCCTTTCTCCGGACTGCCCATCGCCGCCGGGATCATTTTTTGCTGGGCCATGCTTACGGCAATGCATATTCCTCGGTCAT
It encodes:
- a CDS encoding DUF6524 family protein, translated to MSYRTRLDPGSTKRRFVYFAGLLFLIHNPTDISALDLLRDATVRIELRITLLIFIFAVLLVLVRHMWTSFRLLGPTILGALLLSTLSLLWFIREWVTQNYMTQYFSSLMVITAYLTLGHVLPFYVRQLAGQATILRDPP